One Leptospira saintgironsiae DNA window includes the following coding sequences:
- a CDS encoding alpha/beta fold hydrolase: protein MNISNLIYSIFILFTVATCSIRQPFQLRETPPTITSEPIEKGLAPIKDIQMYYEIHGNKDGIPLVLLNGGGSTIEVTYSRILPLLAQNRKVIALDEQGHGRTTDRNAPVSFETSAEDVVALLKFLNIEQADIFGFSNGASVALNIAIRYPKLVRKLVFASSITKREGAYPMFWNFMKNATFENMPQALKDAFLKVNPDPKKLHTMYEKDAARMRNFKDLSDKDIRTVGIPTLILLGDRDVPKLEHAVEMVRMIPKARLLILPGGHGDYLGEAIMSQGKDRYPELTSALVQDFLDSP, encoded by the coding sequence ATGAATATTTCTAATTTAATATATTCTATTTTTATACTATTTACTGTTGCTACATGCTCTATAAGGCAGCCTTTCCAACTTCGCGAAACACCTCCTACTATTACATCTGAGCCTATCGAAAAAGGTCTCGCTCCTATCAAAGATATTCAGATGTATTATGAGATCCATGGCAATAAGGATGGAATTCCTCTTGTTTTACTGAACGGGGGAGGCTCAACGATAGAAGTAACTTATAGTCGGATTCTTCCTCTTCTCGCCCAAAATCGCAAAGTGATTGCACTGGATGAACAAGGACATGGAAGGACTACAGATAGAAATGCTCCAGTTAGTTTCGAAACCTCTGCCGAAGATGTGGTTGCTCTTCTAAAATTTTTAAATATAGAGCAGGCAGATATTTTTGGTTTTAGTAACGGTGCAAGCGTTGCTCTGAATATTGCGATCAGATATCCGAAACTTGTGCGTAAACTTGTATTTGCTTCTTCTATTACTAAGAGAGAAGGCGCTTATCCAATGTTTTGGAATTTTATGAAGAATGCTACTTTTGAAAATATGCCCCAAGCGCTTAAGGATGCTTTTTTAAAAGTAAATCCAGATCCTAAAAAATTACATACAATGTATGAGAAAGATGCTGCGAGAATGCGAAACTTCAAAGATCTTAGCGATAAAGACATTAGAACTGTTGGAATTCCAACTTTGATCTTACTCGGAGATAGAGATGTTCCGAAACTGGAGCATGCGGTTGAAATGGTCCGAATGATCCCTAAAGCGAGACTTTTGATTTTGCCTGGAGGGCATGGTGATTATTTAGGAGAAGCGATCATGTCTCAAGGAAAGGATCGATATCCTGAATTAACCTCTGCTTTAGTCCAAGATTTTTTGGATTCTCCGTAA